In the genome of Misgurnus anguillicaudatus unplaced genomic scaffold, ASM2758022v2 HiC_scaffold_27, whole genome shotgun sequence, one region contains:
- the LOC129434037 gene encoding ras association domain-containing protein 8 isoform X2, translated as MELKVWVDGVVRVVCGLSEETSCQDVVIALAQAIGQTGRYILIQKLRDTERQLLANERPLESLAKLGQHSSEVQFFLRRTGPSSSEEKSLHNHTLPLHKPSTPEAKRGLPKKSFTFNLGPSSTSRTKPKTPSPEQRTSPIPHTGYVPGPSKEDIFRCILQQQEQLRMLNSQLVTVETECESWEQSSGEESFLQEEIDVLEKALWTNQKELEEEEFLENDLKVETERERGMKRRLGELHVKLDDCGQKLHEFNARAALLEKDLLKERQEVELSPSQADSKDSVEEIRAEIQSRQKHGEELEAELTELQKALGRAETLLKVSREGVVLERSL; from the exons ATGGAGCTGAAAGTCTGGGTGGACGGCGTTGTCCGTGTGGTTTGCGGCCTGTCAGAGGAGACATCGTGCCAGGATGTGGTCATTGCGCTTGCCCAAGCCATTG GCCAGACGGGTCGTTACATTCTTATTCAAAAGTTGAGAGACACCGAGCGCCAACTTTTGGCCAATGAACGTCCACTGGAGTCTCTGGCCAAACTGGGCCAACACAGCAGCGAGGTACAGTTCTTCCTGCGCCGGACCGGCCCCAGCAGCAGCGAAGAGAAAAGTCTTCACAACCACACGTTGCCTCTCCACAAGCCATCTACACCAGAAGCCAAACGGGGATTGCCAAAAAAGTCCTTCACTTTCAACCTAGGCCCTTCCAGCACATCTCGTACAAAACCTAAAACCCCTTCTCCCGAACAAAGAACGTCCCCTATTCCTCACACAGGGTACGTGCCCGGACCATCCAAAGAGGATATTTTCCGATGTATCCTCCAGCAACAGGAGCAGTTACGCATGCTCAATTCCCAGTTGGTGACCGTAGAGACGGAATGTGAGTCTTGGGAACAGTCGTCCGGCGAGGAGTCATTCCTGCAGGAGGAGATCGATGTGTTGGAAAAGGCATTGTGGACGAATCAGAAAGAGCTGGAGGAGGAGGAGTTCTTGGAGAACGATCTAAAGGTGGAAACCGAGCGGGAGCGGGGTATGAAGCGGAGATTGGGGGAGCTGCACGTGAAACTGGACGATTGCGGGCAAAAGTTGCACGAATTCAACGCTCGTGCCGCGCTTCTCGAAAAGGACTTGCTTAAGGAAAGGCAAGAGGTGGAGCTCTCGCCCAGCCAAGCCGATTCGAAAGACTCTGTGGAGGAAATCAGGGCGGAGATTCAAAGTCGGCAAAAGCATGGGGAGGAGTTGGAGGCGGAGCTTACCGAGCTCCAGAAGGCACTGGGGAGGGCGGAGACTCTGCTGAAGGTAAGCAGAGAGGGCGTGGTTCTGGAACGGAGCCTTTAG
- the LOC129434037 gene encoding ras association domain-containing protein 7 isoform X1, which translates to MELKVWVDGVVRVVCGLSEETSCQDVVIALAQAIGQTGRYILIQKLRDTERQLLANERPLESLAKLGQHSSEVQFFLRRTGPSSSEEKSLHNHTLPLHKPSTPEAKRGLPKKSFTFNLGPSSTSRTKPKTPSPEQRTSPIPHTGYVPGPSKEDIFRCILQQQEQLRMLNSQLVTVETECESWEQSSGEESFLQEEIDVLEKALWTNQKELEEEEFLENDLKVETERERGMKRRLGELHVKLDDCGQKLHEFNARAALLEKDLLKERQEVELSPSQADSKDSVEEIRAEIQSRQKHGEELEAELTELQKALGRAETLLKVKQDDVEELNKELRQCNLQQFIQQAGALPVSSPPEHQTDIIEQLDLMSQQKDKNNDSPPRPTAKQFLGHPRNLQHPLVSSLNPEVLTSRESSWR; encoded by the exons ATGGAGCTGAAAGTCTGGGTGGACGGCGTTGTCCGTGTGGTTTGCGGCCTGTCAGAGGAGACATCGTGCCAGGATGTGGTCATTGCGCTTGCCCAAGCCATTG GCCAGACGGGTCGTTACATTCTTATTCAAAAGTTGAGAGACACCGAGCGCCAACTTTTGGCCAATGAACGTCCACTGGAGTCTCTGGCCAAACTGGGCCAACACAGCAGCGAGGTACAGTTCTTCCTGCGCCGGACCGGCCCCAGCAGCAGCGAAGAGAAAAGTCTTCACAACCACACGTTGCCTCTCCACAAGCCATCTACACCAGAAGCCAAACGGGGATTGCCAAAAAAGTCCTTCACTTTCAACCTAGGCCCTTCCAGCACATCTCGTACAAAACCTAAAACCCCTTCTCCCGAACAAAGAACGTCCCCTATTCCTCACACAGGGTACGTGCCCGGACCATCCAAAGAGGATATTTTCCGATGTATCCTCCAGCAACAGGAGCAGTTACGCATGCTCAATTCCCAGTTGGTGACCGTAGAGACGGAATGTGAGTCTTGGGAACAGTCGTCCGGCGAGGAGTCATTCCTGCAGGAGGAGATCGATGTGTTGGAAAAGGCATTGTGGACGAATCAGAAAGAGCTGGAGGAGGAGGAGTTCTTGGAGAACGATCTAAAGGTGGAAACCGAGCGGGAGCGGGGTATGAAGCGGAGATTGGGGGAGCTGCACGTGAAACTGGACGATTGCGGGCAAAAGTTGCACGAATTCAACGCTCGTGCCGCGCTTCTCGAAAAGGACTTGCTTAAGGAAAGGCAAGAGGTGGAGCTCTCGCCCAGCCAAGCCGATTCGAAAGACTCTGTGGAGGAAATCAGGGCGGAGATTCAAAGTCGGCAAAAGCATGGGGAGGAGTTGGAGGCGGAGCTTACCGAGCTCCAGAAGGCACTGGGGAGGGCGGAGACTCTGCTGAAG GTAAAGCAGGATGATGTTGAAGAGTTGAATAAAGAGTTGAGACAGTGTAATCTACAGCAGTTTATCCAGCAGGCTGGAGCGCTGCCTGTGTCTTCCCCACCCGAACATCAAACAGACATCATCGAACAACTGGACCTGATGTCACAACAGAAGGACAAAAACAATG ATTCACCTCCACGTCCCACTGCCAAACAGTTCCTGGGTCACCCGCGTAACCTGCAGCACCCGCTGGTGTCAAGCCTGAACCCtgagg TCCTGACATCCAGAGAATCATCTTGGCGGTAA